The following DNA comes from Nicotiana tabacum cultivar K326 unplaced genomic scaffold, ASM71507v2 Un00001, whole genome shotgun sequence.
GAATTAAGTACAAAGATAAGCTCATCCAATGTGTAGTAGCACCAAGCTGACACTGTCGGCGATTTCAACCACCAAATCAAACTTAAAAGGCAGTTTGATATGTTGGCTGCCTAATTAAATTATTGTCTTACTATTACAACGTTAACATTTTCTACGTGGATAtgccttttctttttaattattaaagtaAGTCGTATAGTTAGTCCTATTCTTCCTTGAGACGGGATCATATCAAATAATGAGATTTCTTGGAACATTGACATACTATGACGCATTTAAATTTGACTTTTATGAAGCCATGCATAATTTCTTTGTTTATGTCTTTTCTTGAGCCTTTTCCtttgtttatgtatttatatCTGAAAGGGTCTGTCTATGTGGTGTAGATATTAGGACGATCATTGGGTGGAGTTATAGAGAGAGCCACAACTGGATGGGACATTGGCGTCACCACCGTTAAGTTATCAACGTCCAAGCTATTCAACACTCTCAACTTACCTGCATTTATGCAAGTTATTGAGTGTCACCGCGATGAGGTTTGTCTCAAAGACTatcaatttttgctttctttctaCTAGTAAATATTTCTTTCCCTTCGAATTCCTCTATATATTGTTTTTGAAAAGGGGAAAATGAAAGATAGCGAAGACAAAATTGACTAAAATGTGTGTGTGATTTGAAATTAGATCCGAGAGCTTCCACCAAAGGCAGAGGTGATGGCATGGTCCAATAAAACTGGAATTGAAATGTTTAGGTATGGTGATCACATAATGGGCATTCAAGGTCACCCCGAGTATACCAAAGATATTCTCCTCCATCTCATTGATCGTCTTCTTCAACGCAACCTTATTGAGGTAAGCACTACATAATACATATATGTATCGGCCCCATACTAAGTATTAGTACATTTTACGGTGTAAAACACTATAGTACAGTTATGAATgttgtatatttatatatatatatcaactccGATTTTGGTTTTAGTAAGATGATTCATCCGTCCATGTCTTTTTCAATCTAGGTGGTAGCGGTCCTACCGATGCCGTTCATGTTTTAAGAGTCCTTATCCCCTCTTAATTATAAGTCATAATCGATGAATCTATGATTTTATATTGTAGAATGTCAATTTAGTTGCGGATGTAGTCGACATAAATGTTCAAACAAAATTTCAAACTGCAAATATAATTTCGTAGAATGTTTCATATATCTGTCCATGTCCTCTTCAGTTTAGGTGGTGGCGGTCCTATGTATATTGATGATGTCAATGTTTTAGAATCCTTATCTAGCTGACCTAAAGTTTAATATAACCCCCTAGGCCCCTACTATTATGTGTGTCAAATGATGCCCAAAACAGTCAAACGTGCCACAGCCCACATGTTTAGAATGTGTTATTGTCCCTAGAGGCATGATTGATATATATTCAATATCGAtgtgaaataatttaattttccaatTATAAAGCTTGACTATATGTTAATTTTGGTGTATATAGGAGAGCATTGCTGATGTAGCCAAGGCGAAGATTGAAGGGCGCGAGCCAGACAGGGAGGTGTGGAAGAAATTGTGTGTTAGCTTTCTCAAGGGTAGATTGTGATTGAATATTCTGAAATTATTTGAGGCCATTGTAATTGGTCACAAGTGTAAATAGGAGATGTTGTTTAGAGGAATTTTTAAGGGATGTAGGCTGGTTTGTAGGTTGGACTTCGGCATCGCTTAGATGTCATCAACAGTTTAAGATGATTTTTAACTATTGGAATTGACAATGTTAATTGCAATTGCATTTTTTagattttattcttaattgtgtTGCTGGTCGTGGTTCCGTGGCTGACCATAACATGTAACCCGTCCAAAAAGTAAAACCATGCACAATTTGATCGCTAAAGTATTAAAAACAAGAGGCACAGAGCTAAATGGCtgatcacaaaaaaaaaaaaaaaacctaacagATGTATAATACATACATAATtagtgtataatttatgtatatcgtTATGGACTGTAAATATTTTTTGTTGATCAGTTAAATATGTAACTTTCCTTTAAAACAATCTGAAGTTGACACATTTTGGTGCTATGGAGGCCAAAATTTACGATAGATGAAACTTGGCTTCTCAAGAATCCACAAACAAAGAAGatcaaaaggaaaaggaaagattGACAAAATACTGCATCTCTTGAACTTTGACTAGATATTTCAAGCCCATAAGAAATATTGGGGGTGCTAGAATAATCAATTGGCTATTTGGCCAAATTGTGGAATGGACTAACAAATTTGTTGGATTATGAAGTCATTCTCACCATTGTAAATTTGTAATAGTGCAGTCCACAGTTACCCAGGCTTTTAACATGTTCCAAGTTTTGGTGGTGAGTATAATTTTTGGACAACAGGATTCAAAAACTACTTGCGATGTACGCAGATAAATATTACAAGCAAATCCaaaatggtatttttggattATCTCGCGACCATTTTGCCAAAAAGAGACATGTAATTTAGATACCACGTTGGTATTTTCAGGCTTAAGAGTAAACAGTTGTATGGTTCAATATTGGATCATTTAATCACTCCCAGAAGCAGCAGGTAAAATTGAATGTGGATCCAATTATAGACAACCCCATATATCTTAGGATTCTTTTTATAGAGTTGAGGCAGATTTCATTCTTACTAAAAACAATTAATCCCTACTTCTGTGccagataatttttttttacatatgcAAACATATGAATGTAACTATCACACAAGAGATCAGTCATCACAATTTAATCATCTTGTAGGGTAGAGAGTTTGAGTGTTCGATCAACTATGCTAAAGAAAAGTATCCAAGTTTCAACTAGGGTATTTAGGAGATATAGCAACTAGGCTATAACTGCATAATATTCCAGTTCAAGATCCagtttttatattttgttatCTAACAGCATGTGCTGCTTAGTATTTTGCTTTAAAACTCATTACAAAGATTAGATCAAGAGAGTATTAAGTAGAAAAATAAGCTTGGCTTTTGCCTCGACAAATTAAGCTGACTCAATCGGTGATTCCAACCACCAAACTTAGCACTACCCACCATTGGTTTTTGAACACCAAAGTTGTTTCAAAAAAGTTTTTAATGGATAACAGTGAATAATTACAATATTATATCATGGTTATGGATTTAAGTACAATTTTTTGGGTAATGGTTTTtcaatcttttatttttattttatgtaatgtATTCTATTGTCATATAACTCAACCGTGGttaacttttaaaaatttatgtaaaaaGAGTGACATGTGTCATGCATTTACCGTTTAATGTATATTACCAGGTAAATATTTTTTTCCTGGATATCCACTTTTTTGTTAAGAGGTGATGGCCTGGTCCGATCCGAGAAGACTGGAATTGAGATGTTTAGGTATATATAGTGATCACATAATGGGCATTCAAGGTCACCCCGAGTACACCAAAGATATTTTTCTCAACATCACTAATAATTATCTTCTTAAACACAACCTTATCGAGGTAATCTATTACAAAATTGTTTGAATTTATGATTTTACGGCGTAAAGTACTCTACTATTGTTATGAATGTGATGTAAATTTATAAGTTTTAGTTGAAGGCTTCACAGGCGCAAGTCATTCTCAGATTGTATATACCCTTTTGATTTATGTCGTAGCTATCCTATTGACAACGCCAATGTATTAGAGTCCCTAGAGACATGCTTGATGTTCAAATCGATGTGCAGTAATTCATTCTCCCAAttataaagcttgaatttcaTGTTACTTTGGTGTATAGGAGAGCATTGTTGATGCGATCAAGGCTAAGGTTGAAGAGCGTGAGCCAGATAGGGAAGCATGGAAGAAATTATGCGTCAGCTTTCCCAAGAGTAGATTGTGATTGAATATTCTGAAATTGTTACAACATATTGGAATTTGGTCGCAAATTACAAATAGGAGATGGTTTTAGTGGAATTTTTAATGGCCTTAGGCTGGTTTGGAGTTTGGCCTTAGTTAGGCATCGTTCAAATGTAATcaagaagttatgattgattTTTTAACTGTTGGAATTGACAAGGTCAATTGCAATTGCtttatttagatttttttttactAGCTTCTCTATGTTGTTCTTAATTGTGCATTTTATGGTGGTTAGCACACTTTAGAGTGATGGAGAAGCCAAAAAACTACGAGAGATAAAACTTTGTTTGTCAAGAATATACAAGGAAGGGACAGATTGACAAAATTTGGCAGCCAAATCCCGTATTTTGAACTTTGACTAGAATAATCAGTTGGCTATTCCGCCTAAGTGTAAAATGGACTAACATTTTGAACTCAAGAAAAAACTCGAATTCTTAGACTCCCCACTAGTTCATTCCTGGATTTAAAGAATTATATGAAGTCACTTTTACCGTTTAGCAAAACCAGTTTGAAGTGGGGTAAAATGTGTACTACATCTTTTACCTATATTCATATCTGATATCTTTCTTCCTTCTTACAGTATTTATTCAGGAACTGCTACATGTGATAATAgcaaaatttcaaaaatcaagCGACAAACCATCACTAACCTTTTTCTCTTCTATACAagactaggggtgtacaaataaAACCGACAAATCGCACAaacccgataattcgagtcaaaccgagaaaaaaaaacccgactatggtttgatttaattgatttggtgttggaaaataaaacccggcgatatttggtttggttttaactaaaaaaagccTACAGTGGagcttaaaattaaaaataaaataaaatatatatatatatataaattattttatagattaaaatattaatataatataatttctaaatatttatttaaatttgtcAAGATCTTTGTTTATTAACAATTTAATAATAGGTTGGAGTTAACTTGTAGCCCACTCCTGTAGAACAATAAAATAAGCCCAAGCCCAAAGCAAATTACACCCTAAATCCCCAATGTCATAAATTGTACGACTAAATCCCTAATGCCATTAGTTGTGCATTCATTTCATGAAAGCAACCAGCCTTCAAATTCAAGGTTTGTTCAAGTCGTCATCGACAACCTCTGTTTAGATTAAGTTCAAGCTTTGTTCAAGTCGTCATTATCAACCTCCATTTAAGACAAGTTTATCATCTTGATTTCAGGTATTATCGGTGaccttttaatttgtttttcaaccttagaaagaaagaaagtagGAAAGAAAGAAAACCAGAACTTCTGTATTGCATTGAAAATAAATTAGTTTGTGTTCCtctatttttttattgtttattaCAGACTTTTGCTTTGATCTTGAGATATACTTGATGGATAATGTGGTGAAGACCAGGAATTTTAATATCTTGACATGGTGGAAAGCTTAATCTAGTAAATATTCAATAGTTTCAAATATTGCAAGGGATGTtctttctatttctatttctaaTGTTGCATCTGAGTCGGCTTTTAGTACAGGTGGTCGAGTTCTTGATTCTTATCGGAGTTTTTTATCACCAAAAATAGTAGAAGCTCTTATTTGTACTCAACAATGGATACGATCACCTTCCAAGGAATACAAATTTGAAGAAATGTTGGAGGAAGTCCAGAAAATTGAGCAAGTTGAAGAAGGTAATAATTTATCTTCGATTAGTAATAAATATAGTTATTTTTGTGTATTACTTAATATTAAATAtgttaattatttcttttatttcagAATATCCAGACTCACCTTTGAGGATTGATTAGAGGGATAGTTAACTATAATTTTCTCCAGGACTATTTTTGAAATCTTGACTACTTAAAGGTAATTAAAAGGAGGTTCTATTAGTTTCTTTACTTTTGAACCTAAAGTATTTGATTATTTACAAATATTTCAGGCATTACAAAAGATTATCCCAAGGAAAAGGATGGAACTACATTGAATCTCCCAAAGACTGAAATTTGGGCCATCAAGCCTTTACTAACATTCTGGAATATGCTCCTCTGGTTTAAGATGCCCAACTTCTTAGAGTTTAATatattctctttttatttattttctatgaCTCTTGGCTGTAGTGTCTACTCTTAAAATGTTGGTGATAATTCATATGTAGAGTGCAATATAATTTGCAATTTATCTTTTTGGCAGTCCATGAGTCTTAGCTGTAATTCTATGACTCTTGGTTGTAACTATTTACAAATGTTTCAGGTAATTCTACGACTCTTGACTATAATTCTATGACTCTTGAATCCTGTCACAACTCATTTTCCCCCACAAAAGATATGTGTATGGattattgtgggttaaagagtttttccaactaaagtgacaaatttgagtagggattattttatttacagagccgccacttggaattgattttttgggtgttccaagtcaccatttatttgaatccctatttaaaggaagatttgactcttttattattggtttgcgaaaacaaagtccgggtaaggaattttgttaaccagggagaaggtgtaaggcattttcCAAGTCCCGTAGTtccagcacggtcgctttattgactacagcttggcttgaattaatttaaGATAAATTTTGATTTATTGGTTTCCatattttatctatccgcttttaattattaaaatatagaattatcttttaaacgaatcacgtgtgtgaatctGTTTTGTTTGTTATGTCAATATCTTGTCACGCGTACGTGCacacaattaatagcattttattattAAGATTATTTTGGCCAAAGTTAGCACATACTTcagttttatttttggaaatcaCAATTATaccacgcgaacgtatacataatcgcgaTAAACTAATTAAAGGCGTGTCTAAAGCACTCTATCGatgttcattattcttcctatattttttagattattgtaaggtcatgaattatggaattacttgtGAAAAAAGtatatgattttagatatttgaataaataaaccatcatataccaataccctacaATCCAAAATTGAAGCCCAAACTTATTAGGGTCCAGATCTTTCCAACTTTAAAGCAAATTTGAATACCATATTTCCAGAAACATGATTAAATATATAACATTTAATGACtaatttacattattatttacaaagtttaaaggcaaataaataaaatcacatgaaataagattaaaagagtagaggaaagaataaacctttaatgcaaaatttccaACTAAATGAGTTTTCAAGGACATATACAGTAACTCAGACGAACGTCGAACAAGCATAAGCGAAGAAGAACATCAAAGCTAGTGAACGAAGCTCCAACGAAATCCTCGACCTCGACTATTGACTTCACTTTTTGGAGTGTAAAAAGGGATGTTATGAAGTATTTTcgttgggttttggttgatgaatagctagaatttttgaaaagaagagacgaagaaagaatgacacgagtagaaattcccttagtatagaagaagaaaacaaaattctcttagttccctcctctcttttttcttctctttctccctcctttctcctcacatttctcttctatttatagaaaaaatttcTAAATtgtttcatattttattttattattttattatttttttatttaaaaacaattctcacttccctttttttttaaaaaaaaaaaaattctccactttcctttacttttagtttgtaattttctatttttttttattttattatatttaaattctcACTTTTTTaactttactttttttattttccacttattttacttttcttttttaattttcacttacttttatattttttaaaacaaatttcagCTAATTGGAAagttgatatcggagccggaatccgattctggaaatttgaatagctccgttatgtcatttatgacttgtgtgccaaatttgaagtcattccggattcatttaatatgttttggcacaagatttgcaaattgaaaagctTAAAACTTAAAAGTTTGAATCGAGGTGTTAATTGTAATTTtgagcgttgtttgacgtgatattagacctcgagtaagtccgtattatgttacgagacttgttggtatattcggacggggtcccgagtaccccgagtgtgattcaaatcgaaatcggaacaagaattggacttaaggaaaaatctGATATTTGGCCTTCTagtgtaatcacacctgcggattttggaccgcaggtgcaagctcgcagaagcgagccttccatcgcagattCGCTCGGGCGTGGATGGGAAAAcgtctgcaggtgcggaaacctgcacgcacccgcgcgtccgcagaagcggacacaataatcgcagaagcggaggtcagCGCATGTGCGCATTTTTCCTCTGCAGATGCgaggcctcgcctggcagccccttttcgcaaatgcgagattttttcccgaaaaattagtaatttcatatggaattatttcctatgattcgtattgagtatattgaattgtttatgaatagatttgaagcttttggagacaaatttaaaaggaaaagttgtgttcgagtaattgattgaaatttgcaaagcgaggtaagtgtcgtggttaaccttgacttggggGAATATaactcttaaattatttgttatgtgaattgcatatgaacgacgtataggcaaggtgacgagtgtttaTACGTCGTCgaattaattatttgtataattatttgaaaatcataaattattttaaatcatgaatgaattattatattaattgtttcactcataattccttgtcaaatattaattcttgaattcctgtaataattgctacatgcttatttgaattatgtacattaattgctacttgacatttagtatataaaatattaaactgcctattttctccctgatttccataataaattgttatttgtcattatttgtttcataattaaatcataaatattgtatgcttgttgtcttaaaattttatattaattgttgcatttattggagaaatttcttctataagaattggtaaatgaataaattggaggagcgggttgcacgtcgcaacagaattgatcgaaatgaatatatatatatatgaggatcgggttgcacaccgcaacaaacatattaaaagtcgatattggaggatcgggttgcatgccacaacaaacttattaaaagtccatattggaggatcgggttgcacgccgcaacagacttatttaaaagtcgatatatataaatatattgggggatcgggttgcacgccgcaatagacttgattaaaatgaatatattggaggagcgggttgcacgccgcaacagagctgaatgtgaatatattgtgagagcgggttgtacgctACATCAGAAATTAATAGAAATGATAATTAGTTATGACTGTTGGGttgacttcaattattataaatgagttatctgatttatttttattatttattgttgttactaaaattgcgtacaggttaatgtaaatgacccgccttagcctcgtcactacttcgtcgaggttaagctcagcacttaccagtacatagggtcggttgtactgatactacactctgcacttcttgtgcatatttcgAAGTTGGTCCCATCGGCGTACCAtaaacttgctcggatttcagctactagaagagacttgaggtataactgcacgacgtccacagtttctgaagtccccatctactttactttagctgtgtgtttattttcagatagCTTTATCTTAtttagacccttatttgtattattctagaagctcgtgcacttgtgacaccaattctgggatggtatttagacaccgttatttttatggattattcactatattttagactttacttccgcatttgttctttattattaataaatttaaaaattattttaaaaatagataatattattctaacgttagcttgcctagcaagtgaaatgttaggcgccatcacggtctgaaggtgagaatttcgggtcgtgacagttggtatcagagcactaggttacataggtctcacgagtcacgagcaagcttagtagagtctgaaggatcggtacggagacgtctgtacttatctctcagaggctataaagtttaggaataatatcacttctttcttattctgtcgtgcgaatttattctatcatcgatgattgaatcattctactcttattttctcgcagatggtgagaacacgtaatacctctaccgatggagagggaccagagccccctgtggtaactatgaccaggggtagaggtcgaggccggggTCGTGCTAGAGGTCGAGACAGAGGCaaaggtagagctcagtccagagctcgagcagctacACTTGTTATAGAATCTCATGTGGATCTTCATGAGGAAgctccagttcagaatgtaccagttgggccagttcaggtcccggaaggattcatagccactccagtacttcaggacgctctagtccgattggtaagtcttatggagggcgtggcccagaatggtacatttccagtggcaccagccgtctcacagactgggggaggagcacaaactccgagtactcccgctccggagcagatggctccccagaatcaggctccagcatccccgctagttggggtagttcagccagttgttgcggcacagaccggtgataggcccgccatgtcttttgaggccttattgagaatggataagtttactaagctctttccagttcacttcagtggtacactttctaaggacccacatgattatcttaaACACTGCCacgaggtgttgcggaacataggtatagttgagaccaatggggttgttttgctgtatttcagatgatgggttccaccaagaggtggtggagagattatacattgacctgACCAGTCGGattgcctgcacttacctgggagtagttctctcagctatttctggagaagttcctccctatcacactgagagataGATtctgcaagcaatttgagcgtctacagcagggcagtatgactgttactcagtatgagtcccgttttgtggatttggcccgtcatgctctccttttaccacctacggagggagagagagtgaggaggtttattgagggactcactcaccctatcagacttcagatggctaaggagaacggaagtgagatttcttttcaggcggctactaatgtcgcaaggaggatcgagatggttcttgcacaggagagagggcagaggtctgataagaggcctcgtcagttcggtggtttcggtggtgccttgtctggaggcaaaggtaattttggtaggggtcatcctcccagactaTTTCATACaacacttcatgcatctcccggtgcttcagagagtcacggtcctattatgccttactattGATATCCagtatttagtgcacattcagctcctatcagtgcaccaccactccagagttactacagcggttatccggcccatctgggtcagcttcagctttagcagccacgacatcatgatgtgtgttatgagtgtgggaaaaTTGGTCACATCAgaaggtattgccctagattggcgagtaacagatctcggcaagattctcgtgccatcataccggcaccggttacttcaccgcctgctcaaccagctagaggtaggggtcaggcagctagaggtggaggtcaggccattagaggtggaggtcagaccattagaggtggaggccagccagttagaggccgtcccagggacgcagttcagagtggtggggcccaggcccaattttatgcttttctagctaggCCTGAGGTCGAGTCAtttgatgctgtgatcacaggtattattccagtttttcatagagatgcttcagttctatttgatccaggatctacttattcctatgtgtcctcctattttgcttcatatttggttgtggcttgtgattctctgagtgcttctgtgtgtgtatctacaccggtgggagaatctgttgtagtagatcatgtct
Coding sequences within:
- the LOC107765602 gene encoding gamma-glutamyl peptidase 5-like, with the protein product MEGKKFAVLLCAEDSEYVKKKYGGYFGVFVRMLAEEGETWDVFRVANGEFPADDEIGEYNGFVITGSCNDAHGNDLWICKLLNLLKKLDSMKKKVLGICFGHQILGRSLGGVIERATTGWDIGVTTVKLSTSKLFNTLNLPAFMQVIECHRDEIRELPPKAEVMAWSNKTGIEMFRYGDHIMGIQGHPEYTKDILLHLIDRLLQRNLIEESIADVAKAKIEGREPDREVWKKLCVSFLKGRL